Proteins encoded together in one Thalassotalea crassostreae window:
- the dnaN gene encoding DNA polymerase III subunit beta, translating into MKFSLTRDLLLQPLLLVSGAVERKSTLPILGNVLLDVSGQSLTMIATDLELEMVSNTEVNNQGPDGKVTVPARKLLDICKSMPDDSVIEFEQDGESISIKCGRSRYSLATLPATDFPNIEQWQGDVEFTLKKSQLLRLIESTHFSMANQDVRYYLNGMSIETENNEIRSVATDGHRLAICKIGNEKLTLPARQVIVPRKGILEIIRLLDPVDEDIQIFLGSNHIRIIDSNFSFTSKLVDGRFPDYRRVLPRNGDKVLSINKEELRQVLSRASILSNEKFKGVRLNFETNELKITANNPEQEQAEEYLEIEYPFDSLEIGFNVSYIIDVLGAIKDDKVKFTLSDANSSVVIEGHDSGEAIYVIMPMRL; encoded by the coding sequence ATGAAATTTTCATTAACTAGGGATTTACTTTTACAACCACTTTTATTGGTATCAGGCGCAGTAGAGCGAAAAAGCACATTACCCATTCTTGGTAATGTTTTATTAGACGTTAGTGGGCAATCACTTACTATGATAGCTACTGATTTAGAGCTTGAGATGGTCTCTAATACGGAAGTTAATAACCAAGGACCGGACGGAAAAGTAACCGTACCAGCCCGTAAACTTCTCGATATATGTAAGAGCATGCCTGATGATTCAGTTATTGAGTTTGAGCAAGATGGCGAATCAATAAGTATTAAGTGTGGTCGTAGTCGTTATTCATTAGCTACCTTACCAGCAACAGATTTTCCAAACATTGAACAGTGGCAGGGTGATGTAGAATTCACTCTGAAAAAATCTCAATTATTACGATTGATAGAGAGCACGCATTTTTCGATGGCAAACCAGGATGTTCGTTATTATCTAAATGGTATGTCGATAGAAACTGAAAATAATGAAATTCGATCAGTAGCTACCGATGGACATAGATTAGCGATTTGTAAGATAGGCAATGAAAAACTTACTTTACCAGCAAGACAAGTAATTGTTCCTCGTAAGGGTATTCTTGAAATTATTCGATTACTCGACCCGGTTGATGAAGATATTCAAATATTTTTGGGTAGTAATCATATTCGTATTATTGACTCAAATTTCTCATTTACTAGTAAGTTAGTCGATGGGCGTTTCCCTGATTATCGTCGTGTATTACCAAGAAACGGCGATAAAGTTTTAAGCATCAATAAGGAAGAACTTCGCCAGGTATTATCGCGAGCGTCAATTTTATCCAATGAAAAGTTCAAAGGTGTTCGTCTTAATTTCGAAACTAACGAACTAAAAATTACCGCGAATAACCCAGAGCAAGAGCAAGCTGAAGAGTATTTAGAAATTGAATACCCATTTGATTCTTTAGAGATTGGCTTTAACGTAAGTTACATCATCGATGTGCTTGGTGCGATTAAAGACGACAAAGTTAAGTTTACCTTGTCAGATGCAAATTCGAGTGTAGTAATAGAAGGGCACGATTCAGGTGAAGCGATTTACGTGATCATGCCAATGCGTTTGTAG